TCCGGTATTTCCGCCACCGGCTGACCGTATAAATCATGGCAGCGGGCGGTAGCAAGCTCCTGCTCGCTATACAAGCGTGCAAGCACGGCCGCTTTTGCGTTCGTGGTCCAAACGACCTGCACCAGTTCCCCATCAGGTCGACGAAAAGCATGAACCTGCAGGTTCTCGCTACTCCCCTGTTGCCCGAGGTACGCACTACCCGGAATACGCTGATTGAAAGCAGCCAAGGCAAAAAACGCCGGACGCCGGCGAAAATCTGCCGGGCACCCATTATTGCAGTCGTAACGGGTGACCAGTTCATGAGCGGCAGGCTTGCCGGTGCCATCATCAACCAGCCCTTCGCGCTGACTGATCAACGGCCCCCAATAAGCACGCTCCAGACCACTGGATACGGCGGTCAGGATCATATAACGGGTAACATAGTCAGCCTGTTTTACCTCCGCATCGACCAGCCGCCTGGCGATGCGTGGCAAGGTCCAGAATGCGGTGGTTGAATAGGTTTTCGCCACGCCATACTCGCCGGACAGCTTGCCCAGCAAGCGGGCTTTCTTGATCAGGTTCAGCTTTGGCCAGGTGGCCAGACGCCGGCCAAGGACGCGGTGATCAAACAGCTCGGGTTCAATACTCCGTTCAGAAAACAGATTGTCGGTATGTATATCCGGCAACACGCCGGCCTGTTGCATCACGGCAAGAAAACCAGCGTTGAAGGGTGGCTCAAAATCGGACACATTGGGCCCTGCAATGGTTACGCCATGGGCGCGCAGCTTGCTGTGGGCAATTCGCCAGGCACACATGAACTGGTCCAGTGATGCATAACCAGACCAGCGCCGGCGGTTGACCGTATTGCCTACCTCTACCGACTCCAGATGCCGTCCAAAACGCAGCAACACCGCTTCCACAAAATCACCCCAGCGCTGTTGGGGCTCGGGTTGATCCATCCGGGCGGCGTCTTCCATGCTCGGCATCAACCGCAGCATGACCTTGAACCCCTTGTCCAGCAGCCGCTGCAAGAAGCGCGCGCAGTGATTCTCCAACGCGCTATAGGTGAAATCCAGACGAACCTGACGCACCGCCAGTTGCTGCAGATAGTCGATCACCTGATCGTCACAGGCGGCATCCGGCATGCTGGCAACACAAATACCACTGAAGTCAGCCGGTATCTGATGGTGAGCCAGGGGCTGATGCCCCTGAGCAAGCCGAAAACGTCCTTTCAGCAAGTATCCGATCATTGATTGATTGAACAAGCGCTTTTCAGACGCTGGAGAAATTGCACTGTCAGACATGGGTTCTTCTTGAATTATTGGGCAATCAGGCCAGACCTTTCTATCAGTAAGCGCACTGTAAAGAAAAGATCATCTGCCTAAAACTAACGCGACCCATCGTTGATAAAAAGCCTGTAACCTCACCAGCCAGAAAAGGCGCTCTACCCACCCAGCTCTGCGGCACAATCCACACACAGGGTGATAGCCGGGTCAATGCGCAAACGGCCAGGCGTAATGGCTTCGCCACACTCGACGCAGTCACCAAAGTCGTCACTGTCCAGTTGCTGCAGTGCGCGCTGCAAGCGCTGCACCTGAACGTTGACCCGGGCCTGGGTCGCATCCTGCATCGCTTGTTGCTGCAGCGCATCCATGCGCGACAAGCGACCCACCTTGGCCTGATCCAGCTCGACCGCTTCACTGCGTGTCGACTGCCCTTCGGCCTGCTGCATGGCGGCCTGCAAACGACTGTGCAGCAGCTGACGCAACTCGGCCTTCAGGGCAGCATCCATGGGCGACGGTCTCAGCGCAACAACAATAACGGACGCTGGGTATGCGCCAGAATGTTGGTCGTCGTACTGCCAACAAAGAACTGGCGAATCCGTGAATGCCCATAGGCACCCATCACGATCATATCAATATCCTGCTCTTCCTCGTACTCAAGCAACGCTTTCTCGACGTCACCGGCACGAATACTGGCATGTACGGTAAAACCGGCCTGCTCCAGTTGCCCTTTGGCAGCATTGATCGCTTCCCAGGCATCATTGGTATCGGCACCGACCATCAGCAAATGGATCGGCAAGCCCTTGAACAGTGGGCTACCCGCAATCATTTCAATGCCTTTGCGCGTGCTGGGGCCGTTGTCAAAGGCCAGCATCACGGAACGTGGCTCGCGGAACTCGCCCGCCGTCACCAGAATCGGACGATGCATGGTACGAATCACACTTTCCAGGTGCGACCCCACATGGTCCCCCTGGTTGTCACCCTGCTTACCCTGGCGCCCAATCACCAGCAACCGCATTTCGTGCTCCAGCTCACGCAGGGTTTCCACCAGGTCACCGTGGCGCTGCCGGGTTTGCGGTGCACCGACGCCGTCGGCGTGAGCACGCTCCACTGCAGCCTCGAGCATCAACTGGCCTTGTTCACGCATGATGCGTGCACGTTTGGCATCCAGATCCACCAGCTCCTCCAGCAGGTGCTCGCGACTACCCAGGCCAATATTGCCGGACAAGTCGAGTGACTTGCTGCTGCCTGCTTCGTCCAGCACATGCAGAAAAACCAGGGGGGCATCCAGGCGCAAGCTGGCCCAAGCGGCGTAATCACAGACCGCCGGGGTCGAACGGGAGCCGTCAATGCAGCCCATTACCAGATTGGTGGTCACTGAAGTGTTCTCCTTGTTATGCATGTTAGTGCCCCATCAACTTGTCGACGGCATCCGGCTTGTCATGCACGCCAAAGCGGTCGACGATGGTCGCACTGGCCTCATTGAGGCCCACAATGTCCACATCTGCACCTTCACGGCGAAACTTGATCACAACCTTGTCCAGTGCAGCAACGGCGGTAATGTCCCAGAAATGCGCCCGACTCAAGTCAATGATCACCTTATCAAGCGCTTCCTTGAAGTCAAAGGCATCAACGAATTTATCCGAGGAGCTGAAAAACACCTGACCCACCACCTTGTAATGACGCACACGACCATCGCTCTCCAGCTCGCTGCCGATATGCATGTAATGCCCGATCTTGTTGGCAAAGAACATCGCTGCCAGCAGCACGCCAACAAACACCCCGAAAGCCAGGTTATGCGTGCCCACGGTCACCGCTACAGTTGCCAGCATGACGATATTGGTCGATAGCGGATGCTGCTTCATATTGCGGATGGAATCCCAACTGAAGGTACCGATCGACACCATGATCATCACCGCTACCAGCGCAGCCATGGGGATCATGCCCACCCAGTCACTCATGAACACAACCATCAGCAGCAGCACTACACCGGCGGTAAGACAGGACAGTCGTGTGCGGCCACCGGACTTCACATTAATGACCGACTGCCCAATCATCGCACAACCGGCCATACCACCGAGCAGGCCTGAGCCAACGTTGGCAATGCCCTGCCCCTTGCACTCACGGTTCTTGTCGCTTTCCGTGTCTGTCAGATCATCAACGATGGTCGCGGTCATCATCGACTCCAGCAAACCAACTACTGCCAAAGCAGCCGAGTAAGGCAAGATAATCACCAGGGTTTCCAGGTTAAGTGGTACGTCAGGCCACAAGAAAATCGGCAGTGTATCCGGCAGCTCACCCATGCTGGATACCGTACGAATATCCAGGCCCAGATAGATCGCCAACCCGGTAAGAACAAGGATACAGACCAGCGGCGAGGGAATGATGCGCCCAATACGGGGCACATAGGGGAACAGGTAGATAATCCCCAAACCCGCTGCAGTCATCGCATACACATGCCAGGTCACGCCGGTGAGCTCGGGTAACTGCGCCATAAAAATCAGGATCGCCAGCGCATTGACAAAACCAGTGACCACCGAGCGTGAAACAAAGCGCATCAGCGATCCTAACTTCAGGTAACCCGCGCCAATCTGCAGCAGGCCGCAGAGAATGGTTGCCGCCAGCAGATACTCCAGACCGTGGTCACGCACCAGGGTCACCATCAGCAGCGCCATGGCCCCGGTGGCTGCCGAGATCATGCCTGGCCGGCCACCGGTAAAGGCAATAATCACCGCTATACAGAAAGAGGCATAGAGCCCGACCTTGGGATCAACCCCGGCAATGATCGAGAAAGCAATCGCCTCGGGAATCAGGGCCAGCGCGACCACGATACCAGCGAGCAGATCGCCACGGATGTTGGAAAACCAGTTCTGATGAACGGATTGGGCAAAGGTCATAACGAGATTCCGATTGGGTAAAAAGGCATGGGCAACAGAAAACCGACCGGCAACCGGACACAGGTGTCCGCCGGTTGGCTGGCAACACAGAGGGGGGAGCTTTACGGTGGCGTAAGGCGAAAGGTGCGAGGCACTGATCTGTCCATGCGGCTGAATCGAGGGCGCGCACTATAGCACAGCCGCGTGGCTGAGCGCCATTATTGGTCCGCAGACCGCTTTGCGCATAGAATGCAGAACGTTCTGTCCCTGGAGTTATTTCATGCGCCTATTGCCTGCCCATGCGCCATTCACCATGCCCAGCCGCTTGCCAACCACCTTGTTGCTAGGCTGCGCTTTGGCCCTGACGGCCTGTGCCAGTAGCGCGCTTACCGCTGAACTGAATCACTCACCAGAGGCCAGCAGCGCGGTCGAGCAAACGGTGGATTTCGAACAGTGGCTGGCAGGCTTTCGTCAACGGGCACTGACACAGGGCGTTGACCAGGACATTATCCAGCAAGCCACCCGTGAATTATCACCAGACCCCGCCGTGATACGCGCCGACCAGCATCAACCCGAGTTCAGTCGTCCGGTGTGGGAGTATCTGGAAGGAGCCTTGTCGACCATCCGGATAAATAACGGCCAGCTGCTGCTGCAAGAACACGCCGATCTGCTGACCGCAATCGAACAGCGTTATGGTGTTGACCGTCACATACTGGTCGCAATCTGGGGGCTGGAAAGTAATTTTGGTGGCAACATGGGCAACCGGAAAGTCGTGCGCTCACTGGCCACCCTGGCGCACCAGGGGCGTCGACCCGAGTTTGCCGAGACACAGCTATTGGCCGCTCTGACCATTCTGCAACGCGGCGACATCAGCGTCGACGCCATGGTCGGCTCCTGGGCCGGGGCCATGGGACAAACTCAATTCATTCCGACTACCTACAACAGCCATGCCGTCGATTTTGACGGCAATGGCAAGCGCGACATCTGGAGTTCAAAAGCCGACGCCCTGGCCTCGGCGGCCAACTACCTGCAAGCGTCCAACTGGCAGAGCGGGCAACCCTGGGGCTTCGAAACGCGACTGCCAGAGGATTTTGACTATGCCAAAGCCGACCTGAATCAACGCCGCAGTCTGGCTGAATGGCGCGAAGCAGGCCTGTATTTGCCTGAGCGGTACAACAGCCTGGAAGCCGACAGTACAGCGGCAATCCTGCTGCCCGCCGGGCATCGCGGACCGGCTTTTCTGGTGTTTGACAACTTCCACAGTATTTTGCGTTACAACAGCTCAACCAGCTATGCACTGGCGATTGGCTTGCTGAGCGAACGCCTTCAGGGGCGTGGCGAGATACAGGCCAGCTGGCCGACACAGGATCAACCACTGTCGCGCGAACAGCGGCATGAATTGCAGCAAATACTGACGGACTATGGCTTCGAGCCAGGTGAGGTCGATGGCATCCTCGGCGCCAATACCCGTGCAGCGATCCGCCGCTTTCAGCAAGAGCACCAACTGCCTGCTGACGGCTACGCCAATCTCAAGCTACTGCAATTGTTACGCAAGCTTTGAGCATGCGACGGGCAATGAGCAACACATTCATGCTCGCTCAAAGGGAAAGGCCAGCACTTCAGCAATGTGCTCCGCCCCTTCGGCCAGCATAAGCAACCGATCGAAGCCCAGGGCCACACCCGCGCAGTCAGGCAACCCCGACTCAAGGGCAGCCAGAAGATTCTGATCCAATGGGCGAGGCGGCTGCCCCAAAAGCTGAACTTTTCGCGCATCCTCGGCAAATCTGCTGGCCTGCTCGGCAGCATCAATTAGTTCATGGTACCCATTGGCCAACTCCATACCGCCGACAAAGAACTCAAAGCGCGCCGCCACCGGATAGCTGTCATCGCTCGCCGTAATTCGCGCCAGTGCAGCCTGCGAAGCAGGATAGGCATAGACAAAGGTCGGCTGCTGCAGCGTCGGCTCAATACAGTGCGAGAACAACAAATCCAACCAACCATCACGCGCCAGCTCGCCTTTGAAGCCGGTATGCTGCTCACCCAGAGCACGCAGGCTGGAAGTGGCGCAGGCATGAATATCCAGACCGGCAAAGTGCTCGGCAAACACATCCGCATACCTCACCCGGCGTGCGCTTGAATGCCCGAGCAGCCCGGAGGTCAAGGCTTCAACCTCATCCATCAATTGATGATGATCGAAACCCGGACGATACCATTCAAGCATACTGAATTCAGGGTTATGCCGCCGGCCCACTTCACCATTGCGAAATACCCGACACAGCTGCCAGATAGCACCGGACCCGGCGGCCAGAAGACGCTTCATGGGGTATTCGGGTGAGGTGTGCAGATAACAATGCCGAGCCTGTCCATCCCGGTCTACCCGCGTCTGCATCGGCTCAAGCATCGGGTCTGCTACTGCTGCAGCAGAGAGTATCGGAGTATCAACCTCAAGCACTTCACGCGCGGCAAAGAAATCCCTGATGGTTTGCTGCATAACAGCCCGGCGACGCAAAGTCGCCATGCTGGCACTTGGTTGCCAGGTCATAGTTCATTCCAGAAAATACAGAGTCACAGAGTGTGTTGTCAGTAACTCACACCCAGCTTGCGAAACACAAACCCCAGCAGCCAGGCCGGCCCCACCAGCAGGAACTGGACATCCTTGAAAAATGACGGTTTCTTGCCTTCCACCTGATGCCCGTAGAACTGCCCGATCCAGGCCAGCACAAAAATCGCCAGCGACGGCCAGAACACATAAGGCATCACGCTCAGAATCAGCAGCATGATCAGTCCGAGCACCAGCATCGCTGCGCCAATGCGCCAGGACAAGCTGAGATAAAACACCATCGACAACGCCAAAGCCCCTACCGCCACCCAGGGATGAATCGCCCACAGCATGCCCAGCACACTGAAGGTAATCAGTGGCACACAAATCCAGTGCACCAGCTTGTTCACCGGGTTCTGGTGACTTTCGCCATAATCGGCAAACCATTGATCAATCGTTTTCATGGTTACTCCTGCCTTACGCTGTTGTTATTTTTGACCTACAAAAAGATACCTTGGTTTCATGAAGTCTGCACCATTACCCGCAGCGATGAATAACAAGCACTCATTAACAGCACGAATGCCCGCTAGGCCGATTGGCGCTGCCCTGGTCTGGACCGTTAGATGCCAGGGATGGCATCTACGAGTCCCCAGGGAAGGGTTCACGGCGTGTCCAGACCAGGGCAGCGCCAATCGGGCTTACACACCGAACCGACTAAATCAGTGTTTCAAGACACATAACACGAATAAACAGACAAACCCGACAACATATCCACCTCTGCCGACCTGCCTTCAGCAGTGGTAAACTCCACGCCATGAATACACTCGCACCCAATCGTCCCGTCGTACTTTGCCTCTCCGGGCATGACCCCAGTGGCGGTGCCGGCCTGCAAGCCGACATCGAAGCCCTGCTCGCCCAGCATTGTCACGCCGCCCCCACCGTCACCGCCCTGACCGTGCAAGACACCGCCGACGTCAGCGACTTTCGCGTGCTCGACCGCGAATGGGTGCTCGCCCAGGCCAACAAAGTCATCAGCGACCTGCCCGTGTCAGCCGTCAAGCTCGGCATGCTCGGCTCGGTCGAGATGGTCGACACCGTACTGGAACTGATGCAGCGCCTGCCCGACACCCCCCTGGTCTGCGACCCCGTACTGCGCGCCGGCGGCGGCGGTTCGCTGGGCAAGGATGACGTCGGCTATGCCATGCGCGAACGCCTGTTCCCGGTCTCCACCATCGCCACCCCCAACCTGCCCGAAGCACGCATCCTCGCCGAACTGCCCGCGGGCAGCGCAGATGACTGCGCCGAACGCCTGCTCGTGCATATTGACCACCTGCTGATCACCGGCGGGCACGGCGATGAAGCCGAGATTCACAACCGGCTCTATACCCGCAGCGGCGAGCGTCACGACTTCACCTGCCCGCGCCTGCCCGGCAGCTATCACGGCTCCGGCTGCACCCTGGCCAGCGCCCTCGCCGGCCGCCTCGCGCTGGGTGAAGGCCTGGTCAGTGCCGTACGCAGCGCTCTGGATTACACCTGGCGCACCCTGCGTGATGCCGAGCAGCCCGGCCAGGGCCAGTATGTACCGCGTCGCCTGCCGCTGGATTTTGGCGCATGAGCCAGCCTCTTCGCGGCCTCTACGCCATCACCGATAGCCAGTTACTGGCGGACGGCAAACTCTTGCCCTATGTCGATGCTGCCCTGGCCGGCGGCGCCCGACTGCTGCAATACCGCGACAAATCCGGCGATGCCGGCAAACGCCATACCGAAGCCAGCGAACTGGCGCGGCTGTGCCGCTATTACGGTGCCGACCTGATCATCAACGATGATCTGGCGCTGGCCGCCGAACTCGGGGTTGGCCTGCACCTGGGCCGCGACGACGGCTCCCTGCGTGAAGCCCGTCAGGAACTGGGCCGTGATGCCATTATTGGCGCCACCTGCCACGCCAGCCTGGCCTTTGCCGAACAGGCCGCCGCCGAACAGGCCAGCTATCTGGCCTTCGGCCGCTTCTTTCAATCAGTCACCAAACCCGGTGCCCCGGCGGCTACGCCCGTGTTGCTGGAAACCGCCAATCGACGCTTCACCCTGCCCCTGGTAGCCATCGGCGGCGTCAGCACGCACAATGCGCCGCAACTGATCAGTGCCGGCGCCAGCCTGCTGGCCGTGGTTCATGGCTTGTTTGGCGCCAACTCGGCCGAAGAGGTCGAGCGCCGTGCACGGCATTTCAACGAACTTTTTCTCAGCTTGTGAGACACCCTATGTCACGTTCCGAACAACTCTTTGCCCATGCCCAACAGCACATCCCCGGTGGCGTCAATTCCCCCGTGCGCGCCTTCAAGAGCGTGGGCGGCACACCGCTGTTCTTCAAACACGCCGCCGGCGCCTACGTCACCGATGAAGACGACCGTCAGTATGTCGACTATGTCGGTTCCTGGGGCCCGATGATTCTGGGTCACAGCCACCCTGACGTGCTCGACGCAGTGCGCGCACAACTCGAACATGGCCTGTCCTACGGCGCCCCGACCGAGCTGGAAACCGTCATGGCCAACCTGGTCTGCGAACTGGTGCCGTCAATGGACATGGTGCGCATGGTCAGCTCCGGTACCGAAGCGACCATGAGCGCCATCCGCCTGGCCCGGGGTTATACCGGCCGCGACAGCATCATCAAGTTTGAAGGCAACTATCACGGCCATTCCGACAGCCTGCTGGTCAAGGCCGGCTCCGGCGCCCTGACCCTGGGCGTACCCAACTCCCCCGGCGTGCCGGCAGACTTTGCCAGGCACACCCTGACCCTGCCCTACAACGACCTGGCCGCGGTGGAAAAAACCCTGCAAGAAGTCGGCGATCAGGTCGCCTGCATCATCATCGAACCGGTTGCGGGCAACATGAACTGCGTGCCACCGGTTGACGGCTTCCTCGCCGGCCTGCGCACACTCTGTGACGCCCATGGCGTGGTGCTGATCTTTGACGAAGTGATGACCGGCTTCCGCGTTGCGTTGGGCGGCGCCCAGGCCTACTACGGTGTCAACCCGGACCTGACCACCTTCGGCAAGATCATCGGTGGCGGCATGCCAGTCGGCTGTTTTGGCGGCAAACGCGCGATCATGGAACATATCGCCCCGCTCGGCCCGGTCTATCAGGCGGGCACCCTGTCCGGCAACCCGCTGGCCATGGCCGCCGGTATCACCACACTGAAACTGCTCAGCCAGCCCGGCTTTCACGATCGCCTGAGCAGCTATACCAGCCGGATGCTCAGTGGCCTGCAAGAACGCGCCGATGCGGCAGGCATTCCTTTTACCACTAACCAGGCCGGCGGCATGTTCGGCGTGTTCTTTACCAACGCAGACAAGGTCACCACCTTTGATGACGTGATGGCCTGTGATGTCGACCGCTTCAAGCGCTTCTTCCACGCCATGCTGGCCGGTGGCGTGTATCTCGCGCCCAGCGCCTTTGAAGCCGGCTTCACCTCGATTGCCCATGGCGACAAGGAACTGGAGCTGACCCTGAACGCTGCGGAGAAGGCCTTCGCCCAGCTATGATCGCCTTCAGTTACTTGCTGCTGGCCGCCGCTGCGAGCTTTTTCTGCGTATGGCTCTGGCCGCGCCGCCAGCGTTGCCGGCCCGGTGCGCGCGGGGCCATCACTGCAGCCCTGGTCGCCCTGGTACTGGTTATCCTCAGTAGCGGCCTGCATGTACTTGGCCTGATCGGTGTGAGTAACGATGCCGTCGAGCACAGCCAGCGTATCTTCGGTCTGTCTGCCCAGGTGATGACACTGCCGCTGCTCGGGCTGGTCTGTTTTTACCTGGCGCACAACCTGCAATGGTCACCACCCACCTGGGCCAAGATCATCCTCGGTCTGATGGCCTTCTTCGAGCTGTCACGCTACCTGGAACAGCAGATCGCCTATCAATGGCTGGTCAACCTGACCGGGATTGCAGCCCTGCTCGCTGCCTGCGTGATCAGTTGGCCCAGGCAGCGGCTGATCAGCCTGCTGGGTGCGGTCACCGTTGTCAGCGTGCTGCTGCCCGCCTGGTTCGCCAATCAGGTCCCCCTCAGCGCGCTGATGGATGCCAGTGCGCACGCCAGCTGGCTGTTGCCGGGTCTGTTTGCCGTTTGCCTGATGGTTGGCCTGCTCGCCGAACAGGCGCACAATAGGGAAAACACCCCTGCCGCGGACAGCCGCGAGGAATAAGCATGGCCAGCTTCAAGCACCGCTCACTTGCCCGCCTGTCTGTTGCACTGCCGTTGTGCCTGCTGCCCGGCTTGCTGCTTGCGCAAAGCGGCAACCCGTTGCTGATCACCGCGGAAGATCGCTGCGGCTTCGAGCGGGTAGATGACTCCAGCCTGCCGCAGGCCATCGAACGCTGCACCGAAGCAGCCACGCAAGGCGACAGTCAGGCCCAATTCGAACTGGGTGACCTCTACTATCAGGGTGACCGGATAACCCGTGACTTCGATCAGGCACTGAACTGGCTTGAAGAAGCCTCGCTGCAAGGCCATCCGACGGCACAGTACCAGCTGGGCCTGATGCATTATCAAGGCGAAGGCGTTGAGCGCAATCTTGCCCAGGCCTATATCATCCTGAAAATGTCGGCCGTCAACGGAGAAGACGCCGCGATGGATGCCAGCGACCGCATCGCCCTGCAAATGAACCAGGAAGAATTGCAGGTGGCTACGCAGCTGCTCAGCACCCTGTTCCGCAATTACCTTGAGCAAATGCGCGAAGAACAGCTGCAGGGGCGTTAAACCGCCTCCAAAACTACCGGCGTTGCCGCAGCCGCGTTAAAGTGCGCATCCGGACCAAAATACCTATCTGCAACCCGCTGTAGCCCATATGGGCTATGGCTTTCCGCCACATTTTCCGCCCTAATCCAGTCTGCATGCAGTTCGTCGACCACGATGTGCCTAACAAGAACAATTCAACCGCGACGACGACAGGAAAACCATGACACGCAAACGTGCTCTGGTAGTGGATGATTCACGCTCGGCCAGACTGATTCTCAAGCGCCTGCTTGAGCAACACGGCATTGCCGTTGACGAAGCCGCCTCGGCCGAAGCAGCCCTCGACTTTCTGCACTACCACAAGCCCAACGCCATTTTCATGGACCACATGATGCCCGGCATCGATGGCCTGGAAGCGGTACGGATTATCAAAAGTGATCCGGAAACAGCGCTGATTCCGATCATGATGTACACCTCACGCGAAGGTGGCGAGCTGTACCTCAGCCAGGCACGTGCACTGGGTGCTGTCGGTGTACTGCCCAAGGAAATGAAGTCGGTCGACCTGCCGGCCATGCTGCGCACCCTGCATCTGCTGGATGATGATTCGCCCAGACCAGCGACCGCCGAACCCGTCAGCATCGATATAGACAGCAAGCCCTACAGACCAGCCGAATTGCGCCCCGAACCGGCACCGACAATGGATTTTCAGGCAGTCAACAGTGCCGCGCGTGCCGCAGCCGATGACGCCGTACTCAACACCTTGCGCCCGCAGCTGGAACGCCAGACCCGTGCACTGCGACAAAGTCTGCGTGAAGAATTGCAGCGCCTTGACAGCAACCGGCCTGAACCAGGCCCGGCTCGATCAGAACCCGTGCGCCGCTGGCCAGCACTATGCTTCGGCCTGCTGTTGGGGGTGAGCGGAACCTTTGGCGCCTATCAACTGATCGCTGACTCGCACGGCAACACCACGCCAGCTGCCGGGAACCCCGGCACAAATACCACGCCGGCACAGGAGCAAGGGCTGTGGCTGAGCGCCATGGCTGAAGAGAAAAACCGCACGGCACGCGAACAGGTTGCCTTGCTGCGTGCTCTGGAATGGGGGCTCAACCACAACGGACAATTCGACTTCGGCAGTATCCCTTTCGACAACGCCCTGCTCGGGCGACTGAACGAGCTCTTGCCTCTACTGCATGCCGGCGGTTTTCGAGGCCGTATCGAACTGACTGCACACAGCGGGCAGTTCTGCCTGCAGCAAAATGCCGAAAGCAGCCTGCAAATAGCGCCGGAGGGGTTACCGTTAACGGAGTGTGATGGCCTGAACAGCGAAGCAGAGCGCTTGCAGCGCAGCCGCGAACTGGAATCACTGGCCTTCGCCCGGTTTGCCAATCAACAACCCTTGCTGAACGGAAGTCCGATCACTCTGCAGCTCAATCCGAGCCGGGGCGATCAGCCGCTGGCCGAGTACCCCCCGGTAAACAGCATGCTCACTGCCAGCGACTGGAATGCGATTGCCAGGCAAAATCAAAGAGTCGAGATACGTCTGGTTCGTTAATGAGCCTCTGAATACGCCGGCGAGGCAGGTAGTTTTCAGAGGCTCATTTTGATCAGGGGGTAAGAGGTGGCCCCGGAAAGGTCATGATATTGCTACCCCC
This sequence is a window from Halopseudomonas salegens. Protein-coding genes within it:
- the thiE gene encoding thiamine phosphate synthase, which gives rise to MSQPLRGLYAITDSQLLADGKLLPYVDAALAGGARLLQYRDKSGDAGKRHTEASELARLCRYYGADLIINDDLALAAELGVGLHLGRDDGSLREARQELGRDAIIGATCHASLAFAEQAAAEQASYLAFGRFFQSVTKPGAPAATPVLLETANRRFTLPLVAIGGVSTHNAPQLISAGASLLAVVHGLFGANSAEEVERRARHFNELFLSL
- a CDS encoding hydroxymethylpyrimidine/phosphomethylpyrimidine kinase — encoded protein: MNTLAPNRPVVLCLSGHDPSGGAGLQADIEALLAQHCHAAPTVTALTVQDTADVSDFRVLDREWVLAQANKVISDLPVSAVKLGMLGSVEMVDTVLELMQRLPDTPLVCDPVLRAGGGGSLGKDDVGYAMRERLFPVSTIATPNLPEARILAELPAGSADDCAERLLVHIDHLLITGGHGDEAEIHNRLYTRSGERHDFTCPRLPGSYHGSGCTLASALAGRLALGEGLVSAVRSALDYTWRTLRDAEQPGQGQYVPRRLPLDFGA
- the hemL gene encoding glutamate-1-semialdehyde 2,1-aminomutase; this encodes MSRSEQLFAHAQQHIPGGVNSPVRAFKSVGGTPLFFKHAAGAYVTDEDDRQYVDYVGSWGPMILGHSHPDVLDAVRAQLEHGLSYGAPTELETVMANLVCELVPSMDMVRMVSSGTEATMSAIRLARGYTGRDSIIKFEGNYHGHSDSLLVKAGSGALTLGVPNSPGVPADFARHTLTLPYNDLAAVEKTLQEVGDQVACIIIEPVAGNMNCVPPVDGFLAGLRTLCDAHGVVLIFDEVMTGFRVALGGAQAYYGVNPDLTTFGKIIGGGMPVGCFGGKRAIMEHIAPLGPVYQAGTLSGNPLAMAAGITTLKLLSQPGFHDRLSSYTSRMLSGLQERADAAGIPFTTNQAGGMFGVFFTNADKVTTFDDVMACDVDRFKRFFHAMLAGGVYLAPSAFEAGFTSIAHGDKELELTLNAAEKAFAQL
- a CDS encoding tetratricopeptide repeat protein, with product MASFKHRSLARLSVALPLCLLPGLLLAQSGNPLLITAEDRCGFERVDDSSLPQAIERCTEAATQGDSQAQFELGDLYYQGDRITRDFDQALNWLEEASLQGHPTAQYQLGLMHYQGEGVERNLAQAYIILKMSAVNGEDAAMDASDRIALQMNQEELQVATQLLSTLFRNYLEQMREEQLQGR
- a CDS encoding response regulator produces the protein MTRKRALVVDDSRSARLILKRLLEQHGIAVDEAASAEAALDFLHYHKPNAIFMDHMMPGIDGLEAVRIIKSDPETALIPIMMYTSREGGELYLSQARALGAVGVLPKEMKSVDLPAMLRTLHLLDDDSPRPATAEPVSIDIDSKPYRPAELRPEPAPTMDFQAVNSAARAAADDAVLNTLRPQLERQTRALRQSLREELQRLDSNRPEPGPARSEPVRRWPALCFGLLLGVSGTFGAYQLIADSHGNTTPAAGNPGTNTTPAQEQGLWLSAMAEEKNRTAREQVALLRALEWGLNHNGQFDFGSIPFDNALLGRLNELLPLLHAGGFRGRIELTAHSGQFCLQQNAESSLQIAPEGLPLTECDGLNSEAERLQRSRELESLAFARFANQQPLLNGSPITLQLNPSRGDQPLAEYPPVNSMLTASDWNAIARQNQRVEIRLVR